One stretch of Patescibacteria group bacterium DNA includes these proteins:
- a CDS encoding transposase, with the protein MKRTKFQKGEYYHIYNRGVDKREIFLDKYDYLRFLLGIKEFNQLEPIGSIYLKQRNDFSHPMTKNEKLVDIIAYSLLPNHYHILVKELVENGLSKFMHKVSMGYSRFINEKYKRSGSLFQGSYKLVHIDSENYINYISAYINGNPEIHGIGKAEKYIWSSYKEYLGERDGIIPKKEDVLKNFSSKKDYSDYVKKVVVNAKQRKEDVKKYLLE; encoded by the coding sequence ATGAAGAGGACAAAATTTCAAAAAGGGGAATATTATCATATCTACAATCGTGGAGTTGATAAAAGGGAAATTTTTTTAGATAAATATGACTATCTTAGATTTTTACTTGGAATAAAAGAGTTCAATCAATTAGAGCCCATCGGAAGTATATATTTAAAACAAAGGAATGACTTTAGTCATCCGATGACTAAAAATGAGAAGCTGGTTGATATTATTGCTTATTCTTTATTGCCAAATCATTATCATATTTTAGTAAAAGAGTTGGTGGAGAATGGTCTTTCAAAGTTTATGCATAAAGTTTCAATGGGGTATTCTCGTTTTATAAATGAAAAGTATAAAAGATCCGGTTCTCTTTTTCAGGGTTCTTATAAATTGGTTCATATCGATTCAGAGAATTATATAAATTACATTTCTGCCTACATTAATGGTAATCCGGAAATACATGGGATAGGGAAGGCAGAAAAATATATTTGGAGCAGCTATAAGGAGTATTTAGGGGAAAGAGATGGTATAATACCAAAGAAAGAAGATGTTTTAAAAAATTTTTCAAGCAAAAAGGATTATTCTGACTATGTTAAAAAAGTTGTAGTAAATGCAAAACAGAGAAAAGAGGATGTAAAAAAATATTTATTAGAATAA
- a CDS encoding M48 family metallopeptidase, with protein MSTIYTHSDSNKRKTWYLMTGFFIFIMIVGYVFSVAMDSSIILYFAVGFSVFSSFFSYWYSDKMVLKMSNAHLLKFEENKELYRVVENLCITAGLPLPKIYIIKDSAPNAFATGRDAEHAVVAVTTGLLEKLDRSELEGVIAHELSHIGNRDILLATVVTVLVGVIVLMADVFRRWAFYGRRGSNKNGGQLQIILIVVAIVLSILAPFFAYMMQFAISRKREFAADADGALLTRYPEGLAKALEKISGDTEKLEVANRATAHLYISSPFKKDAVGKKPGFFAKAFMTHPPIEDRLVNLRGMDMK; from the coding sequence ATGTCTACAATATACACTCATTCAGACTCAAACAAAAGAAAAACTTGGTATTTAATGACTGGATTTTTCATTTTTATAATGATTGTCGGATATGTTTTTTCGGTAGCGATGGACTCATCCATTATCCTATATTTTGCAGTTGGATTTAGTGTATTCTCTAGTTTTTTCTCATATTGGTATTCGGATAAAATGGTATTAAAAATGAGTAATGCTCATTTGTTAAAATTTGAGGAAAATAAAGAGCTTTATCGAGTAGTAGAAAATCTTTGTATAACAGCTGGGCTGCCTTTGCCAAAAATATATATCATCAAAGACTCAGCTCCGAACGCTTTTGCAACAGGACGTGATGCAGAACATGCTGTAGTCGCTGTCACAACGGGACTTCTCGAAAAACTAGACAGAAGTGAACTCGAAGGAGTAATTGCTCACGAACTTTCTCACATTGGAAATAGAGATATTTTACTTGCAACAGTTGTTACTGTTCTTGTTGGAGTTATAGTTCTAATGGCCGATGTTTTTCGTCGTTGGGCTTTTTATGGGAGGAGAGGGTCAAACAAGAATGGTGGACAATTACAAATTATTTTAATAGTTGTAGCAATCGTCCTCTCAATCCTCGCTCCATTTTTTGCCTATATGATGCAATTTGCAATATCCAGAAAAAGAGAATTCGCCGCTGATGCTGACGGAGCACTTTTAACTAGATATCCAGAAGGTCTAGCCAAAGCACTCGAGAAAATATCAGGAGATACAGAAAAACTAGAAGTAGCCAACAGAGCAACAGCACATTTATATATTTCTTCACCTTTTAAAAAAGACGCAGTTGGAAAAAAACCAGGATTTTTCGCAAAAGCTTTTATGACCCACCCTCCAATAGAGGATAGACTAGTAAATCTGCGAGGAATGGATATGAAATAA
- a CDS encoding LemA family protein, whose product MTTTIWVVLGVIVFLVIYVIGMYNGLVKLKNRVEEAWSDIDVQLKRRYDLIPNLIETVKGYAKHESSTFEKVVEARNSAMQAQESGDAKAQGEAENMLSGTLKSIFALSEAYPDLKANQNFIELQNELSDTENKIQASRRFYNNNVKDFNTKIEMFPTNLIARQLGFKGREFFEIEDAKEKENVKVAF is encoded by the coding sequence ATGACTACAACAATTTGGGTCGTACTAGGTGTCATAGTATTCTTGGTAATCTATGTCATTGGAATGTACAATGGACTAGTAAAATTAAAAAACAGAGTGGAGGAAGCTTGGAGTGACATCGATGTTCAATTGAAACGTCGTTATGATTTGATTCCAAACTTGATAGAAACCGTAAAGGGGTATGCAAAACACGAGAGCTCAACTTTTGAGAAGGTAGTAGAGGCAAGAAATTCTGCCATGCAAGCTCAAGAGTCAGGCGATGCTAAGGCACAAGGAGAAGCAGAAAATATGCTATCTGGAACACTAAAAAGTATTTTCGCCTTATCAGAAGCTTACCCAGACTTAAAAGCAAACCAAAACTTCATTGAATTGCAAAATGAATTATCCGATACAGAAAATAAAATTCAGGCCTCAAGAAGATTTTACAATAATAATGTAAAGGATTTCAATACAAAAATTGAAATGTTCCCAACAAATTTGATAGCTAGGCAATTAGGATTTAAAGGAAGAGAATTCTTCGAGATAGAAGACGCTAAAGAAAAGGAAAATGTTAAAGTAGCATTTTAA
- a CDS encoding DUF1566 domain-containing protein, with protein sequence MSQLKIIFNRLKELSRKMIITSFLSLVIAAGYFAHGAFSEPTADPSASDQDFTENILGANSADNNFDSTSVVANADGSIIERLNYIKENLGGGGIDYSLQKNQIYDDLNCVNNNEEADTACGATDAEYTGEESTWTLYTDASLSGALVASGKVYLDERTGLYWADAHDLVSGNNTPDAITNEFTIGTGCSDAQINAGECDSSMYQTKGNAVQYCLDLSLDADGDGTDETTWYLPSQKELMQAYINGSGNNIPNPAVYYWSASEYYSNASYAWYVNLSNGGTGLNGKTNGTYARCVLR encoded by the coding sequence ATGTCACAATTAAAAATAATTTTTAACAGACTAAAAGAATTGAGTCGAAAAATGATAATCACTTCTTTCTTGTCTTTAGTAATCGCCGCCGGTTATTTTGCTCATGGAGCTTTTAGTGAACCAACCGCAGATCCATCGGCAAGCGATCAAGACTTTACCGAGAATATTCTTGGAGCAAATAGCGCCGACAATAATTTTGATTCAACCAGCGTTGTTGCGAACGCCGATGGAAGTATCATCGAGCGTTTGAATTATATCAAGGAAAATTTGGGGGGTGGTGGCATTGATTACTCTCTTCAAAAAAACCAAATTTATGATGACCTTAACTGCGTCAATAACAACGAAGAAGCAGACACGGCTTGCGGTGCTACTGACGCCGAATACACCGGTGAAGAAAGCACTTGGACACTCTACACCGACGCTAGTCTTTCCGGCGCCCTGGTCGCTTCGGGAAAAGTTTATTTAGATGAACGTACTGGTCTCTATTGGGCGGATGCGCATGACCTTGTTTCTGGAAATAATACTCCAGATGCAATAACTAATGAGTTTACTATCGGAACTGGCTGTTCGGACGCACAGATAAATGCTGGTGAATGTGACAGTTCTATGTATCAAACCAAAGGCAACGCCGTTCAATATTGCCTAGACCTCTCACTCGATGCCGATGGTGACGGCACTGATGAAACAACTTGGTATCTTCCTAGCCAGAAAGAACTAATGCAGGCCTATATTAACGGATCGGGAAACAACATTCCTAATCCGGCCGTATACTACTGGTCAGCCAGCGAGTACTATTCTAATGCTTCCTACGCCTGGTACGTCAACTTGTCGAATGGCGGCACGGGCCTCAACGGTAAGACTAATGGCACCTACGCTCGTTGTGTTCTCCGGTGA